The following proteins are co-located in the Candidatus Eisenbacteria bacterium genome:
- a CDS encoding saccharopine dehydrogenase NADP-binding domain-containing protein, giving the protein MKKTLVLGAGLVSKPLVRYLLDQPDFHVHCASRTVSKAEKLIDGHERGKATPLDLTNPKALADLVPGADLVISLVPYAFHVQVAELCIQHKKLMVTTSYVSPAMKALDAKAKEAGVMILNEIGLDPGIDHMSAMRVFHDVRGRGGHIEEFMSYCGGLPAPEANTNPFGYKFSWSPRGVLLAGKNNASYLKDGERRDIPSKGLFEDRWTLDIQGEGEGYGKYQAYPNRDSIGYIDIYSLHKAKTVIRATLRNFGWCETLKAIVDLGFLDDEKRDLGGKTYGAVLAEMAGGSDPKKAVMKKLGIAADATPITNMAWLGLFGDEKIPFDKGSYLDALEKIMLEKMGYGPGERDMIVLHHRFTAGGFSDGHKEHITSTLIDFGIPKGDSAMSRTVGLPAAVATRYLLEGKIKGSGVHIPVSPEVYQPVLEELERLGIHCLEKSETV; this is encoded by the coding sequence ATGAAGAAGACCCTCGTCCTGGGAGCCGGGCTTGTCTCTAAGCCTCTCGTACGTTATCTGCTCGACCAGCCGGACTTCCACGTGCACTGCGCCAGTCGCACCGTCTCGAAGGCGGAGAAGCTGATCGACGGCCATGAGCGCGGGAAGGCGACGCCGCTGGACCTGACGAACCCGAAGGCGCTGGCCGACCTGGTCCCCGGCGCGGACCTGGTGATCAGCCTCGTCCCCTACGCGTTCCATGTGCAGGTGGCGGAACTCTGCATCCAACACAAGAAATTGATGGTCACCACCTCCTACGTCAGTCCCGCCATGAAGGCGTTGGACGCCAAGGCGAAAGAGGCGGGCGTGATGATCCTGAACGAGATCGGGCTCGATCCCGGCATCGACCACATGTCGGCGATGCGCGTCTTCCACGACGTGCGCGGCCGGGGCGGGCACATCGAGGAGTTCATGTCCTACTGCGGCGGCCTGCCGGCGCCGGAGGCGAACACCAATCCCTTTGGTTATAAGTTTTCCTGGTCGCCCCGCGGCGTCCTTCTCGCCGGCAAGAATAACGCCAGCTATCTCAAGGACGGCGAACGCCGGGACATCCCATCGAAGGGTCTCTTCGAGGACCGCTGGACGCTGGACATTCAGGGAGAGGGCGAGGGGTACGGCAAGTACCAGGCCTATCCGAACCGGGATTCCATCGGCTATATCGACATCTACAGCCTCCATAAGGCGAAGACGGTGATCCGCGCCACGCTTCGCAATTTCGGTTGGTGCGAGACGCTGAAGGCGATCGTCGATCTCGGCTTCCTGGACGACGAGAAGCGCGATCTCGGCGGGAAGACCTACGGCGCCGTCCTGGCGGAGATGGCCGGCGGCTCCGACCCGAAGAAGGCGGTGATGAAGAAGCTCGGCATCGCCGCCGACGCGACGCCGATCACCAACATGGCGTGGCTCGGCCTCTTCGGCGACGAGAAGATCCCCTTCGACAAGGGGTCTTATCTGGACGCGCTCGAAAAGATCATGCTCGAGAAGATGGGCTACGGCCCGGGCGAGCGGGACATGATCGTCCTGCATCACCGTTTCACCGCCGGCGGGTTCTCCGACGGCCACAAGGAACACATCACCTCCACGCTCATCGACTTCGGCATCCCGAAGGGTGATTCGGCCATGTCCCGCACGGTGGGGCTCCCGGCCGCGGTGGCGACCCGCTACCTCCTGGAAGGGAAGATCAAGGGGAGCGGCGTGCATATCCCTGTGTCGCCCGAGGTTTACCAACCGGTGCTCGAGGAACTGGAGCGTCTCGGAATCCATTGTCTGGAAAAGAGCGAAACGGTCTGA
- a CDS encoding PLP-dependent aminotransferase family protein, whose product MDDTYLQRFLSDSARRAKRSEIRELLKLTARPEVISLAGGLPAPETFPLEEIADLLPGAMREFGANALQYGTTEGDNGLKDEIIKMMADDGLPGLTRDEVMITTASQQGLDLVSRVFLAPGDAMICGLPSYLGALSAFNAAGALMTGIPLDDDGMPPDALEEQLKSMRERNIEPKLLYLVPDFQNPAGVTLSFSRRQKILKLARKHDMLVLEDSPYRQLRYTGENVPSMKSMDEDGRVISLFTFSKILFPGLRLGWAIAHPDVISRLVVAKQSVDLCTSALSQLVAREYLKTGRLPAQLERTRAVYRDKCAVILKALDDNIDPSWGVKWTRPEGGLFLWMTLPDGLNAKDLLAQALQENVAFVIGNAFYCDGGGSDTMRLNFSFPSQEQLKTGIARIAKAIKILLEKQPA is encoded by the coding sequence ATGGACGATACCTATCTCCAAAGATTCTTATCCGACTCGGCGCGCCGGGCGAAGCGCTCCGAGATCCGGGAACTCCTGAAGCTGACCGCCCGGCCCGAGGTGATCAGTCTGGCCGGCGGACTCCCCGCGCCCGAGACCTTCCCTCTCGAAGAGATCGCCGACCTCCTACCGGGGGCGATGCGGGAGTTCGGCGCGAACGCCCTCCAGTACGGGACCACGGAGGGGGACAACGGCCTGAAGGACGAAATCATCAAGATGATGGCCGACGACGGCCTCCCCGGCCTGACCCGCGACGAGGTGATGATCACCACCGCGAGCCAGCAGGGCCTCGACCTGGTGAGCCGTGTATTCCTCGCGCCGGGGGACGCGATGATCTGCGGCCTCCCCAGCTATCTGGGCGCCCTCTCCGCCTTCAACGCCGCCGGCGCCCTGATGACCGGTATCCCGTTGGACGACGACGGCATGCCTCCCGATGCGCTGGAGGAACAGCTGAAGTCGATGCGGGAGAGGAACATCGAGCCCAAGCTCCTCTACCTGGTCCCCGATTTCCAGAACCCCGCGGGCGTGACGCTTTCTTTCTCGCGCCGCCAGAAGATCCTGAAACTCGCCCGCAAGCACGACATGCTGGTGCTCGAGGACAGCCCCTACCGCCAGCTCCGCTACACCGGTGAAAACGTCCCGAGCATGAAGAGCATGGATGAGGACGGCCGCGTCATCTCCCTCTTCACGTTCAGCAAGATTCTCTTCCCGGGGCTCCGGCTCGGCTGGGCGATCGCGCATCCGGACGTGATCAGCCGCTTGGTGGTCGCCAAACAGTCCGTCGATCTGTGCACCAGCGCCCTCAGCCAGCTCGTGGCGAGGGAGTACCTGAAAACGGGCCGCCTGCCGGCGCAGCTCGAGCGCACACGGGCCGTCTATCGCGACAAGTGCGCGGTGATCCTGAAGGCGTTGGACGACAACATCGATCCTTCCTGGGGTGTGAAGTGGACCCGTCCCGAGGGCGGGCTTTTCCTCTGGATGACCCTCCCGGACGGTCTGAACGCCAAGGATCTTCTCGCGCAGGCGCTCCAGGAGAACGTCGCCTTCGTCATAGGCAACGCCTTCTACTGCGACGGAGGCGGGAGCGACACGATGCGCCTCAACTTCAGCTTCCCGAGCCAGGAACAGCTGAAGACCGGAATCGCCCGCATCGCCAAGGCGATCAAGATCCTTTTGGAGAAGCAGCCCGCCTGA
- a CDS encoding hydrogenase maturation protease, with the protein MLVLGFGVPLRRDDGVGIAALEGLRALGFGRDGEDLVRGDLRGNELFDLLERHERALVLDSILEGDGPAGGLIEAGLREARFLLRPHGALRGLDFGTAFELARKLDLRLPEVEFLLMRVRDTAPGEGFSAPVARALPRMIDAAARMIRVHTGAT; encoded by the coding sequence ATGCTTGTCCTCGGTTTCGGTGTCCCCCTCCGGCGGGACGACGGCGTCGGCATCGCCGCGCTGGAGGGGCTCCGCGCCCTCGGATTCGGCCGCGACGGAGAGGATCTGGTTCGTGGGGATCTGCGGGGGAACGAACTGTTCGATCTTCTGGAACGGCACGAAAGGGCTTTGGTTTTGGACTCCATCCTGGAGGGAGACGGCCCGGCGGGAGGCCTGATCGAGGCGGGGCTGCGGGAAGCCCGTTTCCTCCTCCGTCCCCACGGCGCCCTCCGCGGCCTGGACTTCGGGACCGCCTTCGAACTGGCGCGCAAGCTGGACCTGCGCCTCCCTGAGGTGGAGTTCCTTCTGATGCGCGTGCGGGACACCGCGCCGGGCGAGGGATTCAGCGCACCGGTCGCCCGGGCTCTCCCCCGGATGATCGACGCGGCGGCCCGTATGATCCGCGTCCATACCGGCGCGACGTGA